CCAAGTTGAGGGTGGCGTGCCACCAGCGGTCCGGGAAATACAGAACCTGACGGACCAGAGAGGGATCGGTTAGCACCGACGGAAAAACCCCGAAGGAAAACTTTTGGATGAACCGAGGCCGGCTGACCTCTCCGGGTCGGACCGTGCACTCCAGCGGCGCCTCGGCCTCCGGCAGGTCAGGGTAGATGTCGGTCAGCCAGGACAGGGTGGTGCGGTTCGGGTGGAAACGAGGCTCCCGGTCCGGCGGGTAGAGGAACCAGTGCTGCGGTGCCGAGGGAACGACAACGGGACTTTATTTGATCAGGTCCAGAAAATGTTTATCAAACGATAAGTGAAATGTCGCTGCGTCATCGTTGTCATGAATTTTGTAGATTTTCACAGAACAGCTCCTGGTTTCCAGTTAAAATGAagactggttgccatggcaacattAACCAAGACTGAGATGAACAGCAATAAATCGGTTTACTTAGCTTTAATGCTAACAATATGGGTTAGCATTGGTCTAATACTACTATGTTGTGTtaacatgctaatgctagcataaTACTAATGAGCATGCTAACACCTCATACTAgtgtgctaatgctaacagcAGCTAATATTTTTTCAGACCTGGTGAACAGAATCATCACGTGTCGGTTGCTCACTGAGATAAAAGATTTCACTGCTTAGCATTAACACAGCAACACGAAGAGTTAGCTTCAGCTAAAGCTAATGGCTAATGCAGTGATTCTTGGCCCCAGAAGTTTCCACtgtttggttcattttctgATTCTGACAGAATATTTCAGTGTTAGCATgaacattagcatgctaacgttagcataTTCATGCTAACGTTTTGGACTAGATATGGTGCTGCCCAGTAGAACCTGAGAGGTTCTTCCTGTGTCTCAGCCTGGCAGGTTCTACTTCTGAGCCTGGTTCAGGAGACGAACCGGAacccagtcagaaccagaaccggctcTGTTACCTTCCTTCCATAGATGACCTCAGAGAATCCCGGTCCGTGCCAGTGGAACGGGACTCCGGTTCCCGGACCTGAGGGCCAAACAGGAAGTGCATCTGATCAGAACTTCATCAGAACCTCTGGATCAGaaactaaaatacaataaatgaacaaaatgcataaaaacataaactgctCGTTTATTAAAACGGATTCAGACTaaaggttctgatccagttctgCTGTCAGTAATGGACCAGTGGTTCTGATCCAGCAGATTGGACAGAACCCCGGAGGTTCTGGAGAGGAGACGATGGTTCTGACGGATCCAGGATGATTTGGACCGTTTGTTATGGACTGATGAGTCCAAAGGGCGGTTTGTGGGCCGTTTGTGGCCCGTAGCAGGTCCAGTTCGGTCCCCTCCCACTGACCGGCGATGCCGAAGCTGTAGGCGGCGCTGCGGCCCGGCAGGAAGTACGGCGGCGCCCGGTACCGGTCCAGAAGGTTCTGCCACTCTGTCAGGTTGTTGTCTCCAAAGAAGTACAGCGTCTCTGCAGAGGATaggaaccgggtcagaaccgggtctggtaccgggtcagaaccaggcgGGTCCGACTCACCGCTGCCCAGTGCGGCGGCGTCCTGCGGCCTCAGCAGTCGATCCACGTAGTCCTGGAAGGCGACGTCCACTGACGGGAGAGAGAGAGTTAgccggggtcagaggtcagaggttggcctggttctgacccggttctgaccttTCCTGTAGGAGTGGGTGTTGGCCGTACTCAGCCTGACGGTCAGGGAACCGTACCGCTGCAGCAAACCGGACCTGGAGCACAGAACCCGGAACCGCTGGAGACGAAACGCCAGATAAAAAAATagatcttcatcatcatcatcatcatcatcaccccCTCGGTACCGTGTTGTCGGTCACGCCTCTGATGATGACGGGTCGGCTGAAGGCAAACCTGCAAACAGAACCGGTGGATCAATTTGGACTCCAGGTTCTGGAGACTTTAACAGAACCAGCTCTGGATCTACCTGGTCGGCTCGGTTCTGCTGAAGACTAAACCCAAACTGCTCAGTTAGCAGCTAGCATTAAGGTTCTAATGAAGCATCGGAACCAGATCTGGACCTCAGTGTTACGGGTCAGCTGTTCTAACTATCTGTGCTGCCCATCGATCCGTGCTACCTGGTTGTGATGCTAACGTTGATGCTACGTCACgttctgctgactcagcaggtTTCTTATCCTACCTGTGGAAGTTTTGTCtcaggttttatttcatttattttacaccatgttccaaattattaaaTTGGATTCAAGAGTCATAAAgataaagttttttgttgtgctattaaatttatagatgctattgtgtgtcagggctctttgaatcactataattatttcagagagctggttgattagtttgtctggtcaatgaaaggaaatctacttcagaaggatgttccacattatttaacaggccacaggtttcaagcaacatggaaagagaaagaatctctgctgatgaaaatcatcagatagtgtagtgccgtatgacaagatatgaaaacacgagatatttaatgaaaactgaagcgttatggtactgtgaagagatttgtggctgattcagaacaaagatggttttacagataaaaacagaatgaggaaagtttctgttcGACACATTCATCAGATTCAGAaatcagctgttaaaatgtccttaaagcagcaaacagttattagAAGCtgctggaacctcaaggtggaggatcctccagaggcttgtggtgcaggaacctactattgggcccctaaccagagctcacaagcagaaccggtcccagtgggcccagccggacatgaagattaattttcaaacagacttgttcactgatgactgctgtgcaaccctggatggtccagatggacacaGTAGTGGATCGGTGGTGGacggccaccacatcccaacagggctgtgacatcagcaaggaggtggtggagtcatgctgtgggccgaatcatggggagagagagagagagctggtcggccccttcagagtccattaaggtgtgaaaatgacctcagcaaagtatctggactttctgactgatcattTTCTGTCATGGTTCTAAAAGAAGAGCTGAACCTTCGGTaacaaaatcatcttcatcatgacaATCCACCATCTGATGCTGCCAGGAaaaccactgtgtcattggctgctatgggcataaagggcagaaactcatggtgtggtcaccatcctcctctgacctctgacctctaccctactgagaacctttggagttttctcaagcagaagatctgaatcATATCAACCCTGCTGGTTGATATGaactgggaaggttttctgacatcctgcagagaaattcagcagaaactttccacaaactcaatGGATccagaattgtgctgtgataaagataaataattactttattcatcccagcagggaaattatttcgcagttacagcaagaattcgccatttttgaaggaggacatgtggcaaaggtcgtcgggaccgggagttgaacccgcgacgtccgcgggtctaaggcctccaaatgtggggcgtactaacccgctgcgccaccacagcacaccttTTACATATCAGAGAGTTAACATGGAACTGGGTCTGTTAAGATGGTTCTGATTGAAATAGATTTTGATTTTACTATATGTGAACACTTAAtgctttataatccataaaatgtttagaaaatctgctgtgcataataatttggaacatttagcattttgagttttttatttttgaacaaaatccTGTTCTCATaaggagctttgttcagtaaaattagatttatactgtaatagttcatgacttgaaaattatactgaccatcatttgcattgaacatttaggaaaatatgagaaaatatcataataatttggaacatggtgtatatttggtttttattaagctgctgtattacttcatgtttttagtttacAGTACTTTACAGCAgcttgtaaatatatttatagctTTAGTTTGCCGTCTGCAAAGTTGTTACTTTAAACAAGTTATTGTTAATCTGgataaaataagttgttttatGGCTATTTTGTCcctatactttaaaatattttagtttaattttattaaactttgctAAATAGACGTTGGTAGCGACACTATGTGTAATAGCCGtgtaatattagtgtatatTAATCATATCCCATCattgtggctgctgctgctaacaGACCCAATGCAGAAAGAGTCACTGATCTGTATTAGTCTGTCTGTTTATTGCTTTAATGTCCTGAAAAATTTAACCTTTATTAAGAGAATAAACAACActacattatattattttaaaataaattagttctttttttattaatctttttttcaaatttacttgtaatttttgttgtttatttttaacttttaaatatattttcccagTTTTATTCAAtccaagatttatttttaattaattaattggtCAGTTCCTCTCgattcggttcggttcggttacCTCTCCAGGAACTGCTGCCGCGAAAGTTCCGACCCGTCCAGAACCTCGATGGAGCAGCCGCCTTCATCCTCCAGGCCGGAACCTTCCGGCTGGGACCTGCGCAATACAGCGGGCCGTTATTAGCGAGTCGACCCGAACCGAGCCCGGCGTCCCGGTTCCATGGACCCACCATCCTCCGTCCTCCGCTCCCGCGGTCCAGACCAGCCACGCAGCCACAAACTGGACCGCTCCGAACCCCATCCAGCTCCTAACCGGCAGCTAGCCGCGGCTAATGCACTTCCGGGTTGGCAGCCAATCACAAAGCGTCAAATAAATTCGACCCATGGCGCATTCACGGACAccatgaaaaaaacagaactccTCAGTTCCAGGGTAACTGGGCTTTACGAGCTCATAAACTGAACTCTGAACGAACTTCCGGCTgggattaaaaatatttttagtaatatAGATTAGAGGTATAGGTATTATTAAATAGTACtataattaataaacataataatgGCTGTTGTAATTGTTGTAAAAATTAGAAACAgtacaacatatatttttagaatgtAATAGGTATATTCATGAAAGAGAGGTCTTAATTTAGGGTGACCAAACGTCCGTATTTCCCGGGACATGTCCGTATTTCACGTCCTGTCCCGGGCGTCCCGGGTTTTTTTTAGgaagtgaggaaatgtcctgttttttaaattaccttcattggaccattaaatttacaggcactagggcactgcgcacggcgctgcgtgtgacgtaatccctgagccgagtcagtgcgggcagccctgctcttaatcagaagatagaTAGCGTGGCTGGCAGTAgccaacaacatgccaaagcgCAAATGTATGTTTACCGACGATTTACAAGAGTTTCCCGCTTTCAGACCGGGTCGAGACAAATGGGAGGCTTTGTGCACAGTGTGCAAAGCAGGCACATATGTCTCGGTGTCCAATGGAGGTACAAGGGATCTGAAAAGTCACCTGGACACCGAGAAACCCAAAACAGCTGTCCGAGGTGAGAGTAGTGCTAGCTCGATCACACAGTACTTTGTCAAACCAGGGAACGAGGATGCAGTGAATGCAGCGCAGGCTGCAGGGTCATTCCACACAGTGAAACATCACAACAGTTATCGATCTATGGACTGCACGAGTTCATTGTTGAAAAAGAAACTGCTGACAAAGATCAGCTCTACAGCAAAATATAAATGGGCAAACAAGGACAAGGAAGAAAACCCGGAT
The DNA window shown above is from Xiphophorus couchianus chromosome 16, X_couchianus-1.0, whole genome shotgun sequence and carries:
- the jmjd8 gene encoding jmjC domain-containing protein 8, with the translated sequence MGFGAVQFVAAWLVWTAGAEDGGWSQPEGSGLEDEGGCSIEVLDGSELSRQQFLERFAFSRPVIIRGVTDNTRFRVLCSRSGLLQRYGSLTVRLSTANTHSYRKVDVAFQDYVDRLLRPQDAAALGSETLYFFGDNNLTEWQNLLDRYRAPPYFLPGRSAAYSFGIAGPGTGVPFHWHGPGFSEVIYGRKHWFLYPPDREPRFHPNRTTLSWLTDIYPDLPEAEAPLECTVRPGEVLYFPDRWWHATLNLDTTVFISTFLG